A window from Pseudomonas moraviensis encodes these proteins:
- a CDS encoding pyridoxal phosphate-dependent aminotransferase has translation MATYSARSRAIEPFHVMALLARANELQAEGHDVIHLEIGEPDFTTAEPIIRAGQAALTAGKTRYTAARGIPELREAIAGFYQSRYGLNIDPRRILITPGGSGALLLASALLVDPGKHWLLADPGYPCNRHFLRLVEGAAQLVPVGPEVRYQLTPDLVERHWDHDSVGALVASPANPTGTLLTRDELAGLSTAIKARHGHLVVDEIYHGLTYGTDAASVLEVDDSAFVLNSFSKYFGMTGWRLGWLVAPEAAVGELEKLAQNLYISAPSMAQYAALACFEPATIAILEERRAEFARRRDFLLPALRELGFNIAVEPEGAFYLYADISRFGGDAFAFCRHFLETEHVAFTPGLDFGRYQAGHHVRFAYTQNLTRLQEAVERIARGLKSWQG, from the coding sequence ATGGCCACCTACAGTGCGCGCAGTCGTGCGATCGAACCGTTCCATGTGATGGCGCTGCTGGCGCGGGCCAATGAATTGCAGGCTGAAGGGCACGACGTGATCCATCTGGAAATCGGCGAGCCGGACTTCACCACCGCCGAGCCGATCATTCGCGCCGGCCAAGCCGCGTTGACCGCGGGCAAGACCCGTTACACCGCCGCCCGTGGCATTCCCGAGCTGCGCGAGGCGATCGCCGGTTTTTACCAGTCGCGATACGGCCTGAACATCGACCCGCGGCGCATTCTGATCACGCCGGGCGGCTCTGGCGCGCTGCTGCTGGCCAGTGCCTTGTTGGTCGATCCGGGTAAACACTGGCTGCTGGCAGACCCGGGCTACCCGTGCAACCGGCATTTCCTGCGGCTGGTCGAAGGCGCGGCGCAACTGGTGCCGGTGGGGCCGGAGGTGCGTTATCAACTGACCCCGGATCTGGTGGAGCGGCACTGGGACCACGACAGCGTCGGCGCCTTGGTCGCTTCGCCGGCCAATCCGACCGGGACTCTGCTGACCCGCGATGAGCTGGCCGGGTTATCCACAGCGATCAAGGCCAGACACGGGCATCTGGTGGTGGACGAGATCTACCATGGCCTGACCTACGGCACCGATGCGGCCAGTGTGCTGGAAGTCGATGACAGCGCTTTTGTCCTCAACAGTTTCTCCAAGTATTTCGGCATGACCGGATGGCGCCTGGGCTGGCTGGTGGCTCCGGAGGCGGCGGTCGGTGAACTGGAAAAACTTGCGCAGAACCTCTACATCAGCGCGCCGAGCATGGCGCAGTACGCGGCGCTGGCGTGTTTCGAACCGGCGACGATCGCGATTCTCGAAGAGCGCCGCGCCGAATTCGCCCGCCGTCGCGATTTCCTCCTGCCAGCGCTGCGCGAGCTCGGCTTCAACATTGCCGTTGAGCCGGAGGGCGCGTTCTATCTGTACGCCGATATCAGCCGTTTCGGCGGCGATGCCTTCGCGTTCTGCCGGCATTTCCTCGAAACCGAGCATGTGGCCTTCACGCCCGGGCTGGATTTCGGTCGTTATCAGGCCGGCCATCACGTGCGCTTCGCTTACACACAAAACCTCACACGCTTGCAGGAAGCCGTGGAGCGCATCGCGCGCGGTTTGAAGAGCTGGCAAGGCTGA
- a CDS encoding ChaN family lipoprotein, translating to MRGLWLWALVLLAGCQHVVAPPVSGEIRDLRSGEMLTAQQLLTRLAEPERLIMGEQHDNADHHAAQLWLLQSLGGERAQGSLLLEMLTPNQQAKVDALRQSKSVPADLPAALAWQDGWDWNLYGPIVRFALTQPYPLLAANLDDSDIRAFYRNTPALDGRRSNAPAVKNTLLGQVSESHCGLLPESQMPAMLAIQQQRDRRMAEGMLAAPTPSILLAGAWHARKDVGVPLHLLDLGAGKPPIVLMLAEQGDAVTAAMADYVWYTPATPKPDYCEQMRQQFGK from the coding sequence ATGCGTGGATTGTGGTTGTGGGCGCTGGTGTTGCTGGCAGGCTGTCAGCACGTGGTGGCTCCGCCGGTGAGCGGTGAAATCCGCGATCTGCGCAGCGGCGAGATGCTCACCGCGCAGCAACTCCTGACCCGCCTCGCTGAACCTGAGCGCCTGATCATGGGTGAGCAGCACGACAATGCCGATCACCATGCCGCACAGTTATGGCTGTTGCAGTCGCTCGGCGGGGAACGTGCGCAAGGCAGCCTGCTGCTGGAAATGCTCACGCCGAATCAACAAGCGAAAGTCGATGCGCTGCGCCAGTCGAAATCTGTTCCGGCAGATCTTCCTGCTGCGTTGGCCTGGCAGGATGGCTGGGACTGGAATCTTTACGGGCCTATCGTGCGCTTCGCCCTGACGCAGCCCTATCCGCTGCTGGCGGCTAATCTCGACGACAGCGACATCCGTGCGTTTTATCGAAATACACCTGCTCTCGACGGCCGACGCAGTAATGCGCCGGCGGTGAAAAACACCCTGCTTGGACAAGTCAGTGAATCTCACTGCGGCTTGTTGCCCGAATCACAGATGCCGGCGATGTTGGCGATTCAGCAACAGCGTGATCGACGTATGGCCGAGGGAATGCTGGCGGCACCGACCCCTTCGATCCTGCTGGCCGGCGCCTGGCATGCGCGCAAGGATGTTGGCGTGCCGCTGCATTTGCTGGATCTCGGCGCTGGCAAGCCACCAATCGTATTGATGCTCGCCGAGCAGGGCGATGCAGTCACGGCGGCGATGGCCGACTACGTCTGGTACACGCCGGCGACGCCGAAGCCCGATTACTGCGAGCAGATGCGCCAGCAATTCGGCAAATGA
- a CDS encoding FecCD family ABC transporter permease produces the protein MLAIWLSLALGPVSLPLVDTLRAALRLIGVPLAPEGLEQAELILGQIRLPRTLLGLAVGGVLALSGVAMQGLFRNPLADPGLVGVSSGAALGAAIAIVGGSFFGGLPEWFGPYLLSVCAFLGGLGVTALVYRLGRRNGQTHVATMLLAGIALTALAGSAVGLFTYLADDATLRTLTFWNLGSLNGASYARLWPLLIITIGVAVWLPRRAKALNALLLGESEAGHLGIDVERLKRELVFCTALGVGAAVAAAGMIGFVGLVVPHLVRLLAGPDHKVLLPASVLAGASLLLLADLVARLALAPAELPIGIVTAFIGAPFFLYLLLRGRA, from the coding sequence CTGCTGGCGATCTGGCTGTCGCTGGCGCTGGGGCCGGTGAGCCTGCCGCTGGTGGATACCTTGCGCGCCGCGTTGCGTCTGATTGGCGTGCCGTTGGCGCCGGAAGGGCTGGAGCAGGCCGAGCTGATTCTCGGCCAGATTCGCCTGCCGCGAACCTTGCTCGGGTTGGCGGTCGGCGGCGTGCTGGCGCTGTCCGGGGTAGCGATGCAGGGTTTGTTTCGTAACCCGCTGGCCGATCCGGGGTTGGTCGGGGTGTCCAGTGGCGCGGCACTCGGCGCGGCGATTGCGATTGTCGGCGGCTCGTTCTTCGGCGGCCTGCCGGAGTGGTTCGGCCCTTACCTGTTATCGGTGTGCGCGTTTCTCGGCGGGCTCGGGGTCACGGCGCTGGTCTATCGGCTGGGCCGGCGCAACGGTCAGACTCACGTTGCAACAATGTTACTGGCGGGTATCGCGCTTACGGCGCTGGCCGGTTCGGCGGTGGGACTGTTCACTTATCTGGCCGATGACGCCACGCTGCGCACCCTGACATTCTGGAACCTGGGCAGCCTCAACGGCGCCAGCTATGCGCGGCTATGGCCTTTGCTGATCATTACCATCGGCGTGGCGGTATGGCTGCCGCGTCGGGCCAAGGCATTGAATGCCTTGTTGCTGGGTGAGTCCGAGGCCGGGCATCTGGGCATCGATGTCGAACGGCTCAAGCGCGAACTGGTGTTCTGCACCGCGCTGGGTGTCGGCGCGGCGGTGGCGGCGGCAGGCATGATCGGCTTCGTCGGGCTGGTCGTGCCGCATCTGGTGCGCCTGCTGGCCGGTCCCGATCATAAGGTGCTGCTGCCAGCCTCGGTCCTGGCGGGTGCGAGCCTGTTGTTGCTTGCCGATCTGGTGGCGCGCCTGGCGCTGGCGCCGGCGGAGTTGCCGATCGGCATTGTTACCGCGTTTATCGGCGCGCCGTTCTTCCTTTATCTGCTGTTGCGAGGGCGTGCCTGA
- a CDS encoding Rieske (2Fe-2S) protein, whose protein sequence is MKFLCAGSDLAEAGSRGFEIDGKKLFAVRRGGQAYVYLNRCPHRGVGLEWQPDRFLDPSNTLIQCATHGALFLIEDGECVAGPCAGQSLTAIECREDTQGVWVYV, encoded by the coding sequence ATGAAGTTTCTCTGCGCCGGCAGTGATCTGGCCGAAGCCGGCAGTCGCGGTTTCGAAATCGACGGCAAAAAGCTGTTCGCCGTGCGTCGCGGTGGACAGGCCTACGTCTATCTCAATCGCTGCCCGCATCGGGGCGTCGGCCTGGAATGGCAGCCCGACCGGTTTCTCGACCCCAGCAACACCCTGATCCAGTGCGCCACCCACGGCGCACTGTTTCTGATCGAGGACGGCGAATGCGTTGCCGGCCCGTGCGCCGGGCAATCACTGACGGCGATTGAATGCCGGGAAGATACACAAGGCGTGTGGGTCTATGTTTAA
- a CDS encoding Crp/Fnr family transcriptional regulator, producing the protein MYLLGEQSAPADALINRLQNLPGQWLQELSPCAPVIELQATDDLFAQVAGDQLFLLSEGVVHGCIAGRALFYWQEGDLLGLQRGEQWSDCRLRSEGTVRLLPYRRAEVLQHLYADPDRAEQLLSYLLGQMALLAHAVAELKPREFRSTNGFKRVEAGAVLIHQGDAADHVFVIIDGHAEAFVDGHKVGEVPKDEIFGAMALFTGEPRNATVVTREPSTVMLIPGDQFLSMTRSNPKIAHSLIEGMARRIGQLNRQITQLTTHRT; encoded by the coding sequence ATGTATTTGCTGGGGGAACAATCGGCGCCCGCCGACGCACTGATCAATCGTTTACAGAATCTTCCCGGGCAATGGCTGCAGGAGCTGTCGCCATGCGCGCCGGTTATTGAGCTGCAGGCAACAGATGACCTGTTTGCACAGGTGGCTGGCGACCAGTTGTTTCTGCTGAGCGAGGGCGTGGTACATGGCTGCATCGCCGGCCGTGCGCTGTTCTACTGGCAGGAAGGTGATCTGCTCGGTCTGCAACGTGGCGAGCAATGGAGCGACTGCCGCTTGCGCAGCGAGGGGACTGTGCGGCTGCTGCCTTATCGGCGCGCTGAAGTGCTGCAGCATTTGTATGCCGACCCTGATCGAGCGGAGCAGCTGCTGAGCTATCTGCTCGGGCAAATGGCGCTGCTCGCCCACGCGGTGGCGGAGCTGAAACCGCGCGAGTTTCGCAGCACCAACGGCTTCAAACGCGTTGAAGCCGGCGCCGTGCTGATTCACCAGGGCGATGCAGCGGATCATGTCTTCGTGATCATCGACGGGCACGCCGAGGCATTCGTCGATGGACACAAGGTCGGCGAGGTGCCCAAGGACGAGATTTTCGGCGCCATGGCGTTGTTCACTGGCGAGCCGCGCAATGCCACGGTGGTGACGCGCGAACCAAGCACAGTGATGCTGATTCCCGGTGATCAATTTTTGAGCATGACCCGCAGCAATCCGAAGATCGCTCACAGCCTGATCGAAGGGATGGCTCGACGGATCGGCCAATTGAATCGACAGATCACTCAATTGACGACGCATCGCACCTAG
- the dksA gene encoding RNA polymerase-binding protein DksA: MSTQAKQQQQATISGFEPYVSKAGEEYMGAPMRAHFTKILNKWKLDLMQEVDRTVDHMKDEAANFPDPADRASQEEEFALELRARDRERKLIKKIDKTLQLIEDEEYGWCESCGIEIGVKRLEARPTADLCIDCKTLAEIKEKQVGK, from the coding sequence ATGTCCACCCAAGCAAAGCAACAGCAGCAAGCGACGATCAGCGGCTTCGAACCTTACGTTTCGAAGGCGGGTGAAGAGTACATGGGCGCTCCGATGCGCGCGCACTTCACCAAGATCCTGAACAAGTGGAAACTGGACTTGATGCAGGAAGTCGACCGTACAGTTGATCACATGAAAGACGAAGCGGCCAACTTCCCTGACCCGGCCGACCGTGCCAGCCAGGAAGAAGAGTTCGCCCTCGAACTGCGCGCCCGCGATCGCGAGCGCAAGCTGATCAAGAAAATCGACAAGACGCTGCAACTGATCGAAGACGAAGAGTACGGCTGGTGCGAGTCCTGCGGCATCGAGATCGGCGTCAAGCGCCTCGAAGCCCGTCCGACCGCCGATCTGTGCATCGACTGCAAGACCCTGGCGGAAATCAAGGAAAAGCAGGTCGGCAAGTAA
- a CDS encoding heme ABC transporter ATP-binding protein: MLSAHNLHVRRGRKAVLSGVTLQLEPGEVLGVLGPNGAGKSTLLGALCGELLASDGNVSLDEQALSHWSGTQRAQRLAVLPQVSTLDFAFAVEEVVGMGRLPYLTGRRRDDEIVAAALAAADAGHLSGRSYLALSGGERQRVHLARVLAQLWPGQVGQTLLLDEPTSMLDPLHQHTTLQAVREFAKRGAAVLVILHDLNLAARYCDRVLLLEEGRPVALDTPQQVLRPDTLKAVFGLEVLVQPHPERGHPLIIAR; this comes from the coding sequence ATGTTGTCTGCGCACAATCTGCACGTCCGCCGTGGCCGCAAAGCAGTGCTCAGTGGGGTCACGCTGCAACTCGAACCCGGTGAAGTGCTTGGCGTGCTGGGGCCGAACGGCGCCGGCAAAAGCACATTACTCGGCGCCCTGTGCGGAGAATTGCTCGCCAGTGACGGCAACGTTTCGCTCGACGAGCAGGCGTTGAGTCACTGGAGCGGCACGCAGCGGGCACAACGACTGGCGGTGCTGCCGCAGGTTTCGACACTGGACTTTGCCTTCGCCGTTGAAGAGGTCGTCGGCATGGGCCGTTTGCCCTACCTGACCGGGCGCAGGCGTGATGACGAAATTGTCGCGGCGGCGCTGGCCGCTGCCGATGCCGGGCACCTGAGCGGGCGCAGTTATCTGGCATTGTCCGGTGGCGAGCGTCAACGTGTGCATCTGGCGCGGGTGCTGGCGCAACTCTGGCCAGGGCAGGTCGGGCAAACCTTGTTGCTCGACGAACCGACCTCGATGCTCGATCCGCTGCATCAGCACACCACCCTGCAAGCGGTGCGCGAGTTTGCCAAGCGTGGCGCGGCGGTGCTGGTGATCCTGCATGATCTGAATCTGGCGGCGCGCTATTGTGACCGGGTGTTGTTGCTGGAAGAGGGGCGTCCGGTCGCGCTGGACACTCCGCAGCAGGTGCTGCGCCCGGATACGCTAAAAGCGGTGTTCGGCCTGGAGGTTTTGGTGCAACCGCACCCGGAGCGTGGGCATCCGCTGATCATCGCCCGCTGA
- a CDS encoding heme/hemin ABC transporter substrate-binding protein translates to MRLKTRVAMLCVGLFLSHQTIAADLPQRWVSAGGALSEWVSALGGESKLVGVDTTSQHPQSLQTLPSIGYQRSLSAEGILSLRPDILIGTEEMGPPPVLAQVKAAKVKVELFSAQPDLPTLEKNVTHLGQLLGAQAKAAQLLQTYKQQLQAQAARVAQVQTTQKAPGVLLLLGHAGGKPLIAGKDTAADWLLQQAGGHNLATHTGYKPFSVESLASLDPQVLVFADRALSGEAAKAALFKENPILNSSRAAKAGRVMELDPTLLVGGLGPRLPAALQTLTDGFYPAKDGQ, encoded by the coding sequence ATGCGCCTGAAAACCCGCGTTGCCATGCTGTGCGTCGGCCTTTTTCTCAGCCATCAGACGATCGCGGCGGATTTACCGCAACGCTGGGTCAGCGCCGGCGGGGCACTGTCGGAATGGGTCAGCGCGTTGGGCGGCGAGTCGAAGCTGGTCGGGGTCGACACCACCAGTCAGCATCCGCAATCGTTGCAAACGCTGCCGAGCATTGGTTATCAGCGCAGCCTGTCGGCGGAAGGCATCTTGAGCCTGCGCCCGGACATTCTCATCGGCACTGAAGAGATGGGGCCGCCACCGGTTCTGGCGCAAGTCAAAGCGGCCAAGGTGAAAGTCGAGTTGTTCTCGGCGCAGCCGGATCTGCCGACGCTGGAAAAGAATGTCACTCATCTCGGGCAGTTGCTCGGTGCGCAAGCGAAGGCGGCGCAGTTGCTGCAGACTTATAAACAGCAACTTCAGGCGCAGGCTGCCCGCGTTGCCCAAGTGCAGACCACACAGAAAGCCCCGGGCGTCCTGCTATTGCTCGGGCACGCCGGTGGCAAGCCGTTGATCGCCGGCAAGGACACCGCCGCCGATTGGCTGCTGCAGCAGGCCGGCGGGCACAACCTTGCAACGCATACCGGCTACAAACCGTTTTCCGTGGAATCCCTCGCCAGCCTCGATCCGCAAGTGCTGGTGTTCGCCGACCGTGCGCTGAGCGGTGAGGCGGCTAAAGCTGCGTTGTTCAAGGAAAACCCTATTCTCAATTCCAGCCGTGCGGCCAAGGCCGGACGCGTGATGGAGCTGGACCCGACGCTGCTGGTGGGTGGGCTTGGGCCGCGTCTGCCGGCCGCTTTGCAAACCCTGACTGACGGTTTCTACCCGGCCAAGGACGGCCAATGA
- the sfsA gene encoding DNA/RNA nuclease SfsA, which produces MRFYPALEEARLIRRYKRFLADIETVNGELLTIHCPNTGSMLNCQVEGGQVWFSRSNDPKRKLPGTWEIGETPQGRLFCVNTGRANGLVEEALQAGVISELNGFTALKREVAYGQEKSRIDFRLEYPSGPAYVEVKSVTLGFDGTAVAAFPDAVTQRGAKHLRELAHLARDGIRAVQLYCVNLTGIDAVRPAEEIDWAYAEALREAVACGVEVLAYGVRLDHEEMVIDRRLDVLLNG; this is translated from the coding sequence ATGCGCTTTTATCCTGCTCTGGAAGAGGCGCGGCTGATTCGTCGCTACAAGCGTTTTCTCGCCGATATCGAGACCGTTAACGGCGAGTTGCTGACCATTCACTGCCCGAATACCGGTTCGATGCTCAACTGCCAGGTGGAGGGCGGGCAGGTCTGGTTCAGTCGCTCCAACGACCCCAAACGCAAATTGCCCGGGACCTGGGAAATCGGTGAGACCCCGCAGGGCCGGCTGTTTTGCGTGAACACCGGGCGCGCCAACGGTTTGGTCGAAGAGGCCTTGCAGGCTGGCGTGATCAGCGAATTGAATGGCTTTACCGCGTTGAAGCGTGAAGTCGCCTATGGGCAGGAAAAAAGCCGCATCGACTTCCGCCTCGAATACCCCAGCGGCCCGGCGTACGTCGAAGTGAAAAGCGTCACGTTGGGCTTCGACGGTACGGCTGTGGCGGCGTTTCCCGATGCGGTGACCCAGCGCGGCGCCAAGCATCTGCGTGAGCTGGCGCATCTGGCGCGCGACGGCATTCGGGCGGTGCAGTTGTACTGTGTAAACCTCACCGGCATCGATGCCGTGCGCCCGGCCGAGGAGATCGATTGGGCTTACGCCGAGGCGCTGCGTGAGGCGGTCGCCTGCGGTGTCGAGGTGCTGGCCTACGGCGTGCGCCTCGACCATGAAGAGATGGTCATCGACCGTCGACTCGACGTCTTGCTCAACGGTTAA